From a single Nothobranchius furzeri strain GRZ-AD chromosome 7, NfurGRZ-RIMD1, whole genome shotgun sequence genomic region:
- the pip4k2aa gene encoding phosphatidylinositol 5-phosphate 4-kinase type-2 alpha isoform X6 yields MLMPDDFKAYSKIKVDNHLFNKENMPSHFKFKEYCPLVFRNLRERFGIDDQDFSNSLTRSAPLNSEAQGRSGARFHTSYDKRYVIKTISSEDVAEMHNILKKYHQFIVECHGNTLLPQFLGMYRLTVDGDETYMIVTRNVFSHRLSVYKKYDLKGSTVAREASDKEKQPPPSEDVPPRPKSGNVQQRLQTLRIATRFYCAMKHVRDAKELPTYKDNDFINDGQKIHIDGENKKMFLEKLRKDVEFLAQLKLMDYSLLVGIHDVERAEQEEVESEDNEVEEEGESDGGGIGTPPDSPSNTLDSNKPLCPGEFDPSIDVYAIKSNEGAPRKEVYFMAIIDILQHYDAKKKAAHAAKTVKHGAGAEISTVNPEQYSKRFYDFITTILS; encoded by the exons ATGCTCATGCCAGACGACTTTAAGGCCTACTCTAAGATTAAAGTGGACAACCACCTCTTTAACAA GGAGAACATGCCCAGCCATTTCAAGTTTAAGGAGTACTGTCCTCTCGTGTTTCGAAACCTCAGGGAGAGGTTCGGCATTGACGATCAGGACTTCTCG AACTCCCTGACACGTAGCGCCCCCTTGAACAGCGAAGCCCAAGGACGCAGCGGGGCGCGCTTTCATACCTCCTACGACAAGCGCTACGTCATCAAGACCATCAGCAGCGAGGACGTGGCCGAGATGCATAATATTTTAAAGAAATACCATCAG TTCATTGTGGAGTGCCATGGCAACACACTGCTGCCTCAGTTTCTGGGGATGTACCGTCTCACAGTGGACGGAGACGAGACCTACATGATTGTAACGCGCAACGTCTTCTCTCACCGCCTTTCTGTCTACAAAAAATATGATCTGAAG GGTTCCACTGTGGCGAGAGAGGCCAGCGACAAGGAGAAG CAGCCTCCCCCATCAGAGGATGTGCCCCCGCGGCCCAAATCTGGTAACGTTCAGCAAAGGCTGCAAACTCTGCGGATTGCCACGCGCTTTTACTGCGCCATGAAACACGTAAGAGAT GCCAAGGAGCTGCCCACATACAAGGACAACGACTTCATCAATGATGGGCAGAAGATTCACATCGATGGGGAGAACAAAAAAATGTTTCTGGAGAAACTGAGGAAAGATGTGGAG ttcctggcTCAGCTGAAGCTCATGGATTACAGCCTGCTGGTGGGGATCCACGACGTGGAGCGGGCCGAGCAGGAAGAGGTGGAGAGTGAGGACaacgaggtggaggaggagggtgaAAGCGACGGAGGAGGAATCGGAACACCGCCCGACAGTCCCAGCAACACCCTGGACAGCAACAAGCCTCTGTGCCCCGGAGAGTTTGATCCATCCATCGATGTCTACGCCATCAAAAGCAACGAAG GTGCTCCCAGGAAGGAGGTGTACTTCATGGCTATTATAGACATCCTGCAGCATTATGACGCCAAGAAGAAAGCTGCCCACGCCGCCAAAACTGTCAAACACGGG gccggAGCAGAGATCTCCACGGTGAACCCAGAGCAATACTCCAAGAGATTTTATGACTTCATCACCACTATCCTGTCATAG